The genome window CCTCCCTTATAGTCCACATACTCTCCCCCTTTTTACTGTGCGTATTGCcagcttttctgattttttttgtatattagtCCAGGGTCTCATTCCCTGCCCTCACTCCCTCTCTGTGGTTATCTGTTTATAGAGTGGAGATCGTCATATGGCCTGGATGTAATGGAATGCCAAGGAATAGGAGTCTGGGCTGCTataaacttttttaaattaatttttattggagtatagttgatttacagtgttgtgaggGCTGCTATAAACTTTACCAAAAGtttaatggaaaaacaaaaaaagcattttAGGAGTGAGAAGGCTTGGCCTGCACATTGGAATGGAGAACTGGCCTAAGAGAAACTATCAATACTTCCTGAGGTCCTGAGATGAGATATATTTGCTAATGGGCTGGGGATGGATGTCCACCAGTGAAATCCAGGGCACTGAGTACTCCCTAACCTTACACCCACCAAGCAATATACAGATAACTGTATGTGTGcagtgtgtgtatacatgcatattatttttaaacttctcatGTGATATTTCACAGGtgtttacagttgaagaaatgaTGCCTCATATCCAACATTTGAAAGGAGCACATAGTAAGAACTTATTtcttaaagacaaaaagaaaaaaggctatTGGCTGGTGACAGTTCTTCATGATAgacaaattaatttaaatgatcTTGCCAAGCAGTTAGGTGTTGGAAGTGGAAATCTGCGGTTTGCTGATGAAACAGCCATGCTAGAAAAACTGAAAGTTGGCCAAGGCTGTGCCACACCGTTGGCACTCTTCTGTGATGATGGAGATGTGAAATTTGTTCTGGATTCTGCTTTTTTGGAAGGTGGACATGAAAAGGTGTACTTTCATCCAATGACCAATACTGCAACCATGGGATTGAGCCCTGAAGACTTTCTCACATTTGTGAAGAAGACAGGACACGATCCCATAAGACTAAATTTTGATAAAAACTAATTGGGCTAATGTTTAGAATACCTTTATTTCTGAAAGCTGTTTTTCTTACTTGTAATTATAAAAAGCATTAAAAGTGGTAAGATATATATAGCACCTTGGTTTGGTGACTACCTAAACTACTTAAGGAGCTATTTAACTATTTCATCTTAAaggagctgtttttaaaaagatatattgaGGTAGTTTTAGTCAGCTCAGAGattccaccctccccttcccccatgaCAATTACTTGTTACAGGAATGCCTTCAACAATTAAGGATGAATTAacatagggagttccctggtggcctagtggttgggattctaggctttcactgccatggcccaggttcaatccctggtcaggggaactgagatcctgcaagctgtgtggcagcctaaattaattaattaattaattaacatcaAAACTAAGATTAGTTAACTATCTAAGATTAACTATATTACATCTTCTGTAAGGTGTTTATTATACTTGAAAAAAGCAAGCTGCAAAAACagcatatataaaattatacatatgaCAGTGTACATACAGGGGAAAAAGAGGAATATGGGAATATATTCAACTGTTAATAGTGGTTATCTTTGGGGAATGAGGATTAAGGAATAAGAATTCCCCAGCAATATAATTAAACATGGGGGCAAGGGCAAAACCTTCCTATTACTGGGTGTTCGTTTTTAAaccaatgctttttttttcagtgaaaagctaatttttaaataaaattctatctttagaaaattttaatCTAGAAAAACACTCAAAGTAGGGATGGAAAATGTTATGTCATAATCattatacaaatgaaattatattttaaaactcaggAGTAGAATATACATAGGCCATTAAGAAGGATTTGCTTAGTCTTTGGAGGTTACAAGATGTGAACATGCTTGAACAAGGTTCCTCTGTCCTCTAGGCTATATTAAATTTTACTCA of Eschrichtius robustus isolate mEscRob2 chromosome 15, mEscRob2.pri, whole genome shotgun sequence contains these proteins:
- the LOC137778077 gene encoding prolyl-tRNA synthetase associated domain-containing protein 1, producing MAGGELRAALEQRLEALAIRTEVVEHPEVFTVEEMMPHIQHLKGAHSKNLFLKDKKKKGYWLVTVLHDRQINLNDLAKQLGVGSGNLRFADETAMLEKLKVGQGCATPLALFCDDGDVKFVLDSAFLEGGHEKVYFHPMTNTATMGLSPEDFLTFVKKTGHDPIRLNFDKN